In Pirellulales bacterium, the following are encoded in one genomic region:
- a CDS encoding selenium-binding family protein yields the protein MHRRDFLLATAAASTAPHILAQQLLAAETKKFVPGDSATNAAICGPGYASPQEATKAPPEKLLYTIGLYVGSAVDKPDFLATLDVDPASPTYAQVIHRLPMPFVGDELHHFGWNACSSCHGDSKKSRRYLVIPGQRSSRIYIVDTVDPRAPKLHKVISPESIKAKTNLSAPHTVHCAPDGRIIISMLGDRDGRAPGGFLLLDENFDIAGRWEHNAQAMKYNYDFWYQPRHNVMVSSEWGAPQTYYQGFNLEDVAAGKYGTQIHFWDWQKRDIAQTVDLGEAGRIPLEVRFHHNPDSTHGFVGAALSSTMWHWHKPADRWQVDKVISVDPVDVKSFPFPLPGLITDLVVSMDDRFLYFSNWLHGDIRQYDISDPAHPKLAGQVWCGGLLGKAPEVAGHKVTGGPQMLQLSLDGRRLYVSSSLFSSWDNQFYPDMAKTGSFLLQVDCDPTGGMKINDRFFIDFGREPGGPARAHEMRYPGGDCTSDIWT from the coding sequence ATGCATCGCCGAGATTTCCTGCTCGCCACCGCCGCCGCCAGTACCGCGCCGCACATACTCGCGCAACAACTGCTTGCGGCGGAAACAAAGAAATTCGTCCCCGGCGATAGCGCTACCAATGCCGCAATTTGCGGCCCCGGCTATGCCTCGCCGCAAGAGGCCACGAAAGCCCCGCCCGAAAAGCTGCTGTACACGATCGGGCTCTATGTCGGCAGTGCCGTCGACAAGCCCGACTTCCTTGCCACGCTCGACGTCGATCCCGCTTCCCCCACCTACGCCCAGGTGATACACCGCCTGCCGATGCCGTTCGTGGGCGACGAGCTCCATCATTTCGGGTGGAACGCTTGCAGCTCCTGCCACGGCGACAGCAAAAAATCGCGCCGCTACCTGGTGATCCCCGGACAACGATCAAGCCGTATCTACATCGTCGACACCGTCGATCCGCGCGCCCCGAAGCTGCACAAGGTCATCTCGCCCGAGTCGATCAAGGCCAAGACCAACCTCAGCGCCCCTCACACAGTCCACTGCGCGCCCGACGGCCGGATCATCATTTCGATGCTCGGCGACCGCGATGGCCGCGCGCCCGGCGGATTTTTGCTGTTGGACGAGAATTTCGACATCGCCGGCCGCTGGGAGCACAACGCCCAGGCGATGAAATACAACTACGACTTCTGGTATCAGCCGCGACACAATGTCATGGTGTCGAGCGAATGGGGCGCGCCACAGACCTATTACCAGGGGTTCAATCTCGAAGACGTCGCCGCCGGCAAGTACGGTACGCAGATCCACTTCTGGGATTGGCAGAAGCGCGACATCGCGCAAACCGTCGACCTGGGCGAGGCCGGACGGATCCCGCTCGAAGTACGCTTTCACCACAATCCCGACAGCACGCACGGCTTTGTCGGCGCCGCGCTCTCGAGCACAATGTGGCACTGGCATAAGCCGGCCGATCGCTGGCAGGTCGACAAAGTGATCTCGGTCGATCCGGTCGACGTGAAAAGTTTTCCCTTTCCGCTCCCCGGCCTGATCACCGACCTGGTCGTGTCGATGGACGATCGGTTCTTGTATTTCTCGAACTGGCTGCACGGCGACATCCGCCAATACGACATCAGCGATCCGGCGCACCCGAAGCTGGCAGGCCAGGTGTGGTGCGGCGGGCTGTTAGGCAAAGCGCCCGAAGTGGCCGGCCACAAAGTCACCGGCGGACCGCAGATGCTGCAGCTCAGCCTGGACGGACGACGGCTGTACGTCAGCAGTTCGCTCTTTAGCAGTTGGGACAATCAGTTCTATCCCGACATGGCCAAGACCGGCTCGTTCCTGTTGCAGGTCGATTGCGATCCTACGGGCGGCATGAAGATCAACGACCGCTTCTTCATCGACTTCGGCCGCGAACCCGGCGGCCCGGCCCGCGCCCACGAAATGCGCTACCCCGGCGGCGACTGCACGTCAGACATCTGGACGTGA
- a CDS encoding FAD-binding oxidoreductase, producing MTAHPDAAKNTTGSDPKLGAPEQSLNAKADAGLVVDDVQSQLNATRVNRILQPTSLDAIQAAVQVAQREDRAISIAGGRHAMGGQQFGSDSVLLDMSQFNRVVEFDPIRGQIEVQSGIEWPELIDYLNREQLGQTNQWAIKEKQTGVDRVSLGGSLASNVHGRGLQFPPMINDVESFLLVDAFGKLHTCSRSENSELFSLAVGGYGLFGIIAHVTLRLVPRTKVQRIVDIIAVKDLLPEVEKRIQQGFVYGDCQYSTDLETEAGSHAGVLACYRPVDNTTPIVEDQLQLSDNDWAQLYTLARTNKKLAYETYSQYYLSTSGQVYWSDLHQLAGNFDAYREAVDVQRGTEMITEAYVAKDAFLPFMAQVREDFVQHAVDMTYGTIRFIERDDESFLAWAKEPSVCIVCNLHVVHTDEGKQKAAEDFRRIIDRVIEHGGRFYLTYHRWAERRQVEICYPQFVAFLRLKRKYDPHERFQSEWYRHYKTMFADQL from the coding sequence ATGACGGCACACCCTGACGCGGCAAAGAATACAACCGGGTCGGATCCCAAGCTGGGGGCTCCAGAGCAATCCTTGAATGCAAAAGCTGATGCCGGCCTCGTCGTGGATGACGTGCAGTCACAATTAAATGCGACGCGCGTAAACCGTATTCTGCAGCCGACATCTCTCGACGCGATCCAAGCGGCCGTGCAAGTTGCTCAACGCGAAGACAGGGCCATTAGCATTGCAGGCGGCCGCCACGCAATGGGCGGTCAGCAATTCGGCAGTGATTCGGTACTACTCGATATGAGTCAATTCAATCGTGTGGTGGAGTTCGACCCGATCAGGGGACAAATCGAAGTCCAGAGCGGAATCGAGTGGCCCGAATTGATCGACTACCTGAATCGCGAACAACTTGGCCAAACGAACCAATGGGCGATCAAGGAAAAGCAAACGGGTGTGGACCGAGTCAGCCTCGGCGGGTCGTTGGCCTCGAACGTTCATGGCCGTGGCTTGCAGTTTCCACCGATGATCAACGATGTCGAGTCCTTTCTCCTGGTGGATGCGTTCGGAAAACTGCACACATGCAGCCGCAGCGAGAATTCGGAACTGTTTTCGCTAGCCGTCGGCGGCTATGGCTTATTTGGCATTATCGCGCACGTGACTCTTCGCTTGGTCCCGCGCACCAAGGTCCAGCGGATCGTAGACATCATCGCCGTCAAAGACCTCTTACCCGAAGTCGAAAAGCGAATTCAGCAAGGGTTCGTCTACGGCGACTGTCAATACTCCACTGACCTGGAGACAGAAGCAGGTTCGCATGCCGGAGTCTTGGCCTGCTATCGGCCTGTCGACAATACGACGCCGATTGTCGAAGACCAATTGCAGCTATCGGACAACGATTGGGCCCAACTTTACACCCTGGCGCGCACCAATAAGAAGCTGGCCTACGAGACGTATTCTCAGTACTACCTTTCGACCTCCGGGCAAGTGTATTGGTCGGATTTGCATCAGCTTGCCGGTAATTTCGATGCGTATCGAGAAGCGGTCGATGTGCAACGCGGCACGGAAATGATTACCGAAGCCTATGTGGCGAAAGACGCGTTTCTGCCATTTATGGCTCAAGTGCGCGAAGACTTCGTTCAGCACGCCGTTGATATGACCTATGGAACGATCCGCTTTATCGAACGAGACGACGAGAGCTTCCTCGCTTGGGCCAAAGAGCCCTCGGTCTGCATTGTTTGCAATCTGCATGTCGTCCACACGGACGAAGGAAAACAAAAAGCCGCCGAGGACTTCCGTCGCATCATCGATCGAGTCATCGAACACGGCGGCCGATTCTACCTGACGTACCATCGGTGGGCTGAACGCCGACAGGTGGAGATTTGCTACCCGCAATTTGTCGCCTTCCTCCGTTTGAAGCGAAAATACGACCCACACGAACGCTTTCAAAGTGAGTGGTATCGCCACTACAAAACGATGTTCGCAGACCAACTATAG